The Glycine soja cultivar W05 chromosome 6, ASM419377v2, whole genome shotgun sequence genome has a window encoding:
- the LOC114416159 gene encoding uncharacterized protein LOC114416159: MDRSWMKASRITDEYRNGVEQFLQFTEMNAPSLRGKYFCPYVKCENGRHQSINEIRSHLICHGIILNYTKWIWHGELPHKPSVSHSESVDVDIGNRIEDMICDLGQDGFQQAHAPLYDKIENDSKQPLYSGCTAFTRLSAVLALVNLKARFGWSDKSFSELLVLLKKLFPEDNTLLKNQYEAKKILCPMGMEYQKILACLNDYILYRNEFVEMRNCPTCGVSRYKVNNDECSDDSTAKNSHLAKVCCYLPIIPRFKRLFANGHDAKQLTWHADGRKNDGMLQHPADSL; the protein is encoded by the coding sequence atggatcgaagttggatgaaagcaTCACGCATTACTGACGAGTATAGGAATGGGGTTGAACAATTTCTCCAATTTACTGAAATGAATGCACCATCTTTGCGTGGGAAATATTTTTGTCCATATGTCAAATGTGAAAATGGTAGACACCAGTCAATAAATGAGATAAGATCACATTTAATATGTCACGGGATCATTCTAAATTACacaaaatggatatggcatggggaaTTGCCTCACAAGCCATCAGTCTCTCACAGTGAGTCAGTCGATGTAGACATTGGCAATCGTATAGAAGACATGATTTGTGACCTAGGGCAGGATGgatttcagcaagcacatgctcCTTTGTAtgacaaaatagaaaatgattcaaAGCAACCTTTGTATTCTGGGTGCACAGCTTTCACAAGGTTGTCAGCAGTGTTAGCTTTGGTCAACTTGAAGGCACGATTTGGCTGGAGTGACAAGAGCTTTAGTGAATTGCTTGTGttattgaaaaaattgtttcctgAAGATAACACGTTGTTGAAGAATCAATACGAAGCCAAGAAGATTTTATGTCCCATGGGAATGGAGTACCAGAAAATCCTTGCTTGTCTAAATGATTACATATTGTATAGAAATGAGTTTGTAGAAATGCGCAATTGCCCTACATGTGGTGTATCACGCTACAAGGTCAACAATGACGAATGCAGTGATGATTCAACCGCAAAGAACAGTCATCTAGCAAAGGTTTGTTGCTATCTgccaataataccaaggtttaagcgattgTTTGCTAATGGACATGATGCAAAACAGTTGACATGGCATGCAGACGGCAGAAAAAATGATGGTATGCTTCAACATCCGGCTGATAGTCTGTAA